One Leifsonia shinshuensis DNA window includes the following coding sequences:
- a CDS encoding DUF7144 family membrane protein, translating into MPATRPGTVTFVAVLAYINGVLNIVGGVVILFTRDQMVRASNGGTEAGLITSAILAIILGVVILVVARGLLNGSRFARGLVTVVMILNAVGGVILLFSLQFFSGILEILWAIVMLSLLYTQRANAFFASRG; encoded by the coding sequence ATGCCCGCGACCCGCCCCGGCACCGTCACGTTCGTCGCCGTGCTCGCCTACATCAACGGCGTGCTCAACATCGTCGGCGGGGTCGTCATCCTGTTCACCCGCGACCAGATGGTGCGCGCGTCGAACGGCGGCACGGAGGCCGGGCTGATCACCTCCGCGATCCTGGCGATCATCCTCGGCGTCGTGATCCTCGTGGTCGCGCGCGGCCTCCTGAACGGCAGCCGCTTCGCCCGCGGTCTCGTCACGGTCGTCATGATCCTGAACGCGGTCGGCGGGGTGATCCTGCTGTTCAGCCTGCAGTTCTTCAGCGGCATCCTGGAGATCCTCTGGGCGATCGTCATGCTTTCGCTGCTCTATACGCAGCGCGCGAACGCGTTCTTCGCCTCCCGCGGGTGA
- a CDS encoding helix-turn-helix domain-containing protein: MHRVAVLVLEGAKPLDVGIPAQVFTTRASMPYEVRVCGAAPGLVTGGDGLSYHVAHGLEALAWADIVFLPGYRHPDREDPPAAVVAALLAAHARGARLAAISTGAFALAATGLLDGKRATTHWHYTRALAQRYPLIRVDENVLFVDEGDVLTSAGAASGIDLCLHILRGDLGIAAANHAARRLVAAPYRSGGQAQYVPRSVPEPLGERFAAVREWALHRLGDPLTLEVLARRAAVSPRTFSRRFVEDTGYTPMQWVMRARIDVARELLERSELSVEQIAADVGLGTGANLRLHFQRILGTTPSDYRRTFSGDAG, from the coding sequence CTGCATCGTGTCGCCGTCCTCGTGCTGGAGGGCGCCAAGCCCCTGGACGTCGGAATCCCGGCACAGGTGTTCACGACGCGGGCGAGCATGCCCTACGAGGTCCGCGTCTGCGGGGCCGCGCCCGGGCTGGTGACCGGCGGCGACGGGCTGTCGTATCACGTGGCGCACGGGCTGGAGGCGCTCGCCTGGGCGGACATCGTGTTCCTGCCGGGCTACCGCCATCCCGACCGCGAGGACCCTCCCGCTGCGGTGGTGGCGGCCTTGCTCGCCGCCCACGCGCGCGGCGCCCGGCTGGCGGCCATCTCGACCGGAGCGTTCGCGCTGGCGGCGACCGGCCTCCTCGACGGCAAGCGCGCAACCACCCACTGGCACTACACGCGCGCCCTCGCGCAGCGCTACCCGCTGATCCGGGTGGACGAGAACGTGCTGTTCGTCGACGAGGGCGACGTGCTCACCTCGGCGGGCGCGGCCAGCGGGATCGACCTCTGCCTGCACATCCTCCGCGGCGACCTCGGCATCGCCGCCGCCAACCATGCCGCCCGCCGGCTGGTCGCCGCGCCGTACCGCAGCGGAGGACAGGCGCAGTACGTCCCGCGCAGCGTGCCCGAGCCGCTCGGGGAACGGTTCGCCGCCGTCCGTGAGTGGGCGCTGCACCGGCTGGGCGACCCACTCACACTGGAGGTTCTGGCGCGCCGGGCGGCGGTGTCGCCGCGCACCTTCTCGCGCCGCTTCGTGGAGGACACCGGCTACACCCCGATGCAGTGGGTGATGCGGGCGCGCATCGACGTCGCGCGCGAGTTGCTGGAGCGCTCCGAGCTCAGCGTCGAGCAGATCGCGGCGGATGTCGGCCTCGGCACGGGAGCCAACCTGCGGCTGCACTTCCAGCGCATCCTCGGCACGACGCCGAGCGACTACCGGCGCACCTTCAGCGGTGACGCCGGCTGA
- the gap gene encoding type I glyceraldehyde-3-phosphate dehydrogenase has protein sequence MTRIAINGFGRIGRNVLRALLERDTDLEVVAVNDLTEPAALAKLLAFDSTAGRLGRPVSVDGDVLVVDGHRIRVLAEREPAQLPWGELGVDIVLESTGRFTSATAARAHLEAGAKKVLVSAPADGADVTLAYGVNTDAYDPAVHTIVSNASCTTNALAPLAAVLDELAGIEHGFMTTVHAYTQEQNLQDGPHRDPRRARAAAVNIVPTTTGAAKAIGLVLPNLDGKLSGDSIRVPVPVGSIVELNTVVARDVTREDVLAAYRAAAEGPLAGVLEYSEDALVSSDITGNPASSIFDSELTRVDGRHVKVVAWYDNEWGFSNRVVDTLGLLAG, from the coding sequence ATGACCCGCATCGCCATCAACGGTTTCGGCCGCATCGGCCGCAACGTCCTCCGCGCGCTCCTGGAGCGCGACACCGACCTGGAGGTCGTGGCGGTCAACGACCTGACCGAGCCTGCTGCGCTCGCCAAGCTCCTGGCCTTCGACTCCACCGCCGGCCGCCTCGGCCGCCCGGTCTCCGTGGACGGCGACGTGCTCGTGGTCGACGGTCACCGCATCCGCGTGCTCGCCGAGCGCGAGCCCGCGCAGCTCCCGTGGGGCGAGCTCGGTGTGGACATCGTGCTCGAGTCCACCGGCCGCTTCACCTCCGCGACCGCCGCCCGCGCCCACCTGGAGGCCGGCGCGAAGAAGGTCCTCGTGAGCGCCCCCGCCGACGGCGCCGACGTCACCCTCGCCTACGGCGTCAACACCGACGCGTACGACCCGGCCGTGCACACGATCGTGTCGAACGCCTCCTGCACGACGAACGCCCTCGCTCCGCTCGCCGCGGTCCTGGACGAGCTGGCCGGTATCGAGCACGGCTTCATGACCACGGTGCACGCGTACACGCAGGAGCAGAACCTGCAGGACGGCCCGCACCGCGACCCGCGCCGCGCCCGCGCCGCCGCCGTCAACATCGTGCCGACCACGACCGGCGCGGCGAAGGCGATCGGCCTGGTCCTGCCGAACCTGGACGGCAAGCTGTCCGGCGACTCGATCCGCGTGCCCGTCCCGGTCGGCTCGATCGTGGAGCTGAACACGGTCGTCGCCCGCGACGTCACCCGCGAGGACGTGCTCGCCGCGTACCGTGCCGCCGCCGAGGGCCCGCTCGCCGGCGTCCTGGAGTACTCGGAGGACGCCCTGGTGTCGTCCGACATCACCGGCAACCCGGCGTCGTCGATCTTCGACTCGGAGCTCACCCGCGTCGACGGCCGCCACGTCAAGGTGGTCGCCTGGTACGACAACGAGTGGGGCTTCTCGAACCGCGTGGTCGACACGCTGGGCCTGCTCGCGGGCTGA
- a CDS encoding MBL fold metallo-hydrolase, with product MTSTRAAEPIAPGVRRVRVPMPPGTGLPFSNAYLIEDADGAVHVIDPGSPTAEAREALRAALGAAPVASMVLTHLHADHSGGAAALAHDTGASVLVHERERAALGLIAAGFPAPDLEAWGVPAERRPELLAAAAIPTEPAAELVDAVITGVLADGQLLDIPGRRLRVVGTPGHTDGHLCLHDEEAGLLLTGDHVLPTVNSGLGLGGPTATNPVADYLASLDRVAQLDRGDLRALPGHEDPFGGLRERCAELAAHQLRRAEEVAAHPAGTVWEAAGTLTWTGGWDGLAGFTLLSALRQTAQHREFVARRV from the coding sequence ATGACCTCCACCCGCGCCGCCGAGCCGATCGCCCCCGGGGTGCGCCGTGTGCGCGTGCCGATGCCGCCCGGCACCGGACTCCCGTTCAGCAACGCCTACCTCATCGAGGACGCCGACGGCGCGGTCCACGTGATCGACCCGGGCTCGCCGACGGCAGAGGCGCGGGAGGCTCTTCGTGCGGCGCTCGGCGCTGCGCCGGTGGCCTCGATGGTGCTCACGCATCTGCACGCCGACCACTCCGGCGGCGCCGCGGCGCTCGCCCACGACACCGGCGCGTCCGTCCTGGTCCACGAGCGCGAGCGGGCGGCGCTGGGGCTGATCGCGGCGGGCTTCCCCGCACCCGATCTGGAGGCGTGGGGCGTCCCCGCCGAGCGGCGGCCCGAGCTGCTCGCCGCCGCCGCCATCCCCACCGAACCGGCCGCGGAGCTCGTGGACGCGGTCATCACCGGCGTCCTCGCCGACGGTCAGCTGCTCGACATCCCGGGCCGGCGCCTCCGCGTCGTCGGGACGCCCGGGCACACCGACGGGCACCTCTGCCTGCACGACGAGGAGGCCGGCCTGCTCCTGACCGGCGACCACGTGCTGCCGACGGTCAACTCCGGGCTGGGGCTCGGCGGCCCGACCGCCACGAATCCGGTCGCGGACTACCTCGCATCGCTCGACCGGGTCGCGCAGCTCGACCGGGGCGACCTCCGCGCGCTCCCCGGGCACGAGGATCCGTTCGGCGGCCTCCGCGAACGCTGCGCCGAACTGGCCGCGCACCAGCTGCGCCGGGCCGAGGAGGTCGCGGCGCATCCGGCCGGGACCGTCTGGGAGGCGGCGGGCACGCTCACCTGGACCGGCGGCTGGGACGGGCTCGCCGGGTTCACCCTGCTCTCCGCTCTGCGGCAGACCGCGCAGCACCGGGAGTTCGTGGCGCGCCGCGTCTGA
- a CDS encoding LPXTG cell wall anchor domain-containing protein has product MRRRPFRTLSTVSGLALVVGAVALAATPAAANSASPATCITNCTAVFDTAGTATFTAPPAATSLTATIVGASDAAAPLAITADPTAVGGAGGSATVVLGTAFAGHAFSVTVGAAGSGSASVLSSAGSLVAVAGGGGGGGYAGLLDLPGQIFATYPGGAGGSPTSAGVAPGAAGAAFGTLAANGGGGSAAGGAAGTGDAPGTAGAAPAGVAAAAGGTGGSLTIGATTHHAGNGGSGYAGGGGGAVMRNVPNGDDSVDVVAPGGGGSGFLASGLTASAAAAGTGAGTVTFTWSFTPTATTTATTVKPGDTVTVQVHGLPSNIPFTETFAGATVASGTTDASGAATVTFTVAARQAAGSFPVQTVVAGSVVASTSAVTVAIPAQPAATGPELAATGSTTADWAPAGGAAAVLLVAAGVLVLVLRRRVRA; this is encoded by the coding sequence GTGCGTCGTCGCCCGTTCCGTACCCTCTCGACCGTCTCGGGCCTCGCGCTCGTCGTCGGCGCCGTCGCCCTCGCAGCCACGCCCGCCGCCGCGAACAGCGCGTCCCCGGCCACCTGCATCACGAACTGCACCGCGGTCTTCGACACCGCAGGCACCGCCACCTTCACGGCACCGCCCGCCGCGACCAGCCTCACAGCGACGATCGTCGGCGCGTCCGACGCGGCCGCGCCGCTCGCCATCACGGCCGACCCGACCGCGGTCGGCGGTGCGGGCGGCAGTGCGACGGTCGTCCTCGGCACGGCGTTCGCGGGCCACGCCTTCAGCGTCACGGTGGGCGCGGCGGGGAGCGGCAGCGCGAGCGTGCTGAGCTCCGCCGGCAGCCTGGTGGCCGTCGCGGGCGGCGGCGGAGGCGGGGGCTACGCCGGCCTCCTCGACCTCCCTGGCCAGATCTTCGCGACCTACCCCGGCGGCGCGGGCGGCTCGCCGACCTCGGCGGGTGTCGCGCCGGGAGCAGCGGGTGCGGCCTTCGGGACGCTCGCCGCGAACGGCGGCGGCGGCTCAGCGGCCGGCGGCGCCGCCGGCACCGGCGACGCGCCGGGAACCGCCGGCGCCGCCCCTGCCGGCGTCGCGGCGGCGGCCGGAGGCACGGGAGGATCCCTCACGATCGGCGCCACCACACACCACGCCGGCAACGGCGGCTCGGGCTACGCGGGAGGCGGCGGCGGAGCGGTCATGCGCAACGTCCCCAACGGCGACGACTCGGTCGACGTCGTCGCACCGGGCGGCGGCGGCTCGGGCTTCCTCGCGAGCGGTCTGACCGCCTCCGCAGCGGCTGCCGGGACCGGCGCCGGCACGGTGACCTTCACCTGGTCCTTCACTCCCACGGCGACCACCACCGCGACGACGGTGAAGCCCGGCGACACGGTCACCGTCCAGGTGCACGGCCTCCCGTCGAACATCCCTTTCACGGAGACCTTCGCCGGAGCCACCGTCGCGAGCGGCACGACCGACGCGTCGGGGGCGGCGACGGTGACGTTCACGGTCGCGGCCCGGCAGGCGGCGGGGTCGTTCCCGGTGCAGACGGTGGTCGCCGGCTCGGTGGTCGCCAGCACGAGCGCGGTGACCGTCGCGATCCCGGCGCAGCCGGCCGCGACCGGACCCGAGCTCGCGGCGACGGGCTCCACGACGGCGGACTGGGCGCCGGCGGGAGGGGCGGCGGCTGTGCTGCTCGTCGCGGCCGGCGTGCTGGTGCTCGTGCTTCGGCGGCGGGTGCGCGCCTGA
- a CDS encoding DUF1905 domain-containing protein, giving the protein MSGVRYEFETELFRWEARRDLWVFARLPDDISEEIRLQPHPPAGWGSVKVMMTLGGSRWSTSVFPESADGAYVVAIKGDVRRREGVGLGDRVTLGVETML; this is encoded by the coding sequence ATGTCCGGCGTGCGCTACGAGTTCGAGACCGAGCTGTTCCGCTGGGAGGCGCGACGCGACCTGTGGGTGTTCGCCCGCCTGCCCGACGACATCTCGGAGGAGATCCGCCTGCAGCCGCACCCGCCCGCGGGCTGGGGCTCGGTCAAGGTGATGATGACGCTCGGCGGGTCGCGCTGGTCGACGTCGGTGTTCCCGGAGAGCGCGGACGGCGCCTACGTCGTGGCGATCAAGGGCGACGTGCGCAGGCGCGAGGGCGTCGGCCTCGGCGACCGGGTGACGCTCGGCGTGGAGACCATGCTGTAG